A single region of the Leptodactylus fuscus isolate aLepFus1 chromosome 5, aLepFus1.hap2, whole genome shotgun sequence genome encodes:
- the LOC142202302 gene encoding olfactory receptor 10A7-like, whose product MAAAHAVACRQVLEIDICVAKIIQPGKTNRTVLTEFFLLGFQGSQLMRKIYFFLFLVIFAVTICGNLLIITLVSTSKILHTPMYFFISQLSISDILLTTNVVPNLLYLLLNNGGTISFIGCMTQFYFFSVSEGFECLLLTVMSYDRYVAICNPLRYTSIMTGTYCMRLAVMCWLISFIVSFIDTSTPSMLIFCGPNTIDHLFCDLVPIMEIACSDTFFVHLEMYLLSIPLVIVPTLIIIQCYVNIIVNILRIPSSTGRQKAFSTCSSHLIVVSIFYGTLFSVYVFPTKGQVSAISKILSMLYTVFTPLANPIIYSLRNRDIWKAVQDIINMYMTWM is encoded by the exons ATGGCAGCGGCACATGCAGTTGCTTGTCGACAG GTATTGGAGATTGATATCTGTGTGGCAAAGATTATCCAGCCAGGCAAG ACAAATCGGACTGTGCTCACAGAGTTTTTTCTCTTAGGATTTCAAGGCAGTCAACTTATgaggaaaatttacttttttttatttcttgtaaTTTTTGCTGTtacaatatgtgggaacctcctgatcatcaccctggtgtccactagtaagatcctccacaccccaatgtacttcttcatctcacaactctccataaGTGACATCTTGTTAACCACAAACGTCGTCCCCAACCTGCTCTACTTACTACTGAATAATGGAGGAACCATCAGTTTTATCGGTTGTATGactcaattttattttttcagtgtctcaGAAGGGTTTGAGTGTCTTCTTCTTACTGTGATGTCTTATGaccgatatgtggccatctgtaatcccctcCGTTACACCTCTATCATGACAGGCACATATTGTATGAGGTTGGCTGTCATGTGTTGGTTAATATCTTTTATAGTTTCATTTATTGACACTTCAACACCTTCAATGCTGATCTTCTGTGGACCGAATACCATTGACCATTTATTCTGTGATCTTGTCCCTATAATGGAGATTGCCTGTTCTGACACCTTCTTTGTCCACCTAGAGATGTATTTACTGAGTATCCCTCTAGTTATTGTTCCTACTCTAATAATTATACAGTGCTATGTGAATATTATTGTTAACatcttaaggatcccatccagtactggtagacagaaagccttctccacctgtagctcccacctcattgtggtctccatattctacggGACCCTGTTCAGTGTTTATGTATTTCCAACAAAAGGACAAGTATCGGCCATCAGTAAGATATTAtccatgctatatactgtgttcactcctttggctaatcccattatatacagtctgaggaataggGACATATGGAAAGCCGTACAGGACATAATTAATATGTATATGACTTGGATGTAA